In Rubrivirga marina, the following are encoded in one genomic region:
- a CDS encoding inner membrane CreD family protein, whose translation MFAVAFSTLLLALATLVFLGVRGLVRILLRRLDLLSPGPMIKRLVAIAFIFACCSVAWMILGGTVVHRTETSGASTRSDVGELWGGPQTQHAPTVARLGQRSRTVTRQEPTGRPDGSTRPVAETVTETTRTSVPLAGTDVDADLHLAHRKKGLMWYPTYAADVDGRFRVENDGEAGRFELTFPLPSGSSVFSDLAVEVDGKAVDVDAEGGRIRHAFDLKEGESSEVRVRYGSQGVGTWRYAFGGEHRGVEFDETGRPVPSASGVRTARDVRVAVTTDFDAIDFPDGTLSPTSKERVDGGWTLVWDHGTLVASADVGVEMPQRLNPGPWVSRVTFFAPVSLFLFFFGVFVLSVLRGVRLHPMHYFFLGAACFAFHLLLAYLVDHVSVATAMLIASAVSVGLVVSYVRLVAGLRFALVEVGGAQMVYLVAFAGTFFLEGMTGLAVTLLSVATLFVVMQATGRLDWEAVLARPESAGPGGSARRATPPAQAVPA comes from the coding sequence GTGTTCGCCGTCGCCTTCTCCACCCTTCTCCTGGCCCTCGCGACGCTCGTCTTCCTGGGCGTCCGCGGCCTCGTCCGGATCCTTCTCCGGCGTCTCGACCTCCTCTCCCCCGGACCCATGATCAAACGCCTGGTTGCCATCGCCTTCATCTTCGCCTGCTGCTCCGTCGCCTGGATGATCCTGGGCGGGACGGTCGTCCACCGCACCGAGACGTCGGGCGCCTCCACCCGGAGCGACGTCGGCGAGCTGTGGGGCGGGCCGCAGACGCAGCACGCGCCGACGGTCGCCCGCCTCGGGCAGCGCTCGCGGACGGTGACCCGCCAGGAGCCGACCGGCCGGCCCGACGGCTCGACGCGGCCGGTAGCCGAAACCGTCACCGAGACGACGCGGACGTCCGTCCCGCTCGCCGGCACCGATGTCGACGCCGACCTCCACCTCGCCCACCGCAAAAAGGGGCTGATGTGGTACCCGACCTACGCCGCGGATGTCGACGGCCGGTTCCGCGTCGAGAACGACGGCGAGGCCGGGCGCTTCGAGCTCACGTTCCCGCTTCCCTCCGGCTCGTCGGTGTTTTCCGATCTCGCGGTCGAGGTCGACGGGAAGGCGGTCGATGTGGACGCCGAGGGCGGGCGGATCCGCCACGCGTTCGACCTGAAAGAAGGCGAATCGTCCGAGGTCCGCGTGCGGTACGGGTCGCAGGGCGTCGGGACGTGGCGCTACGCCTTCGGCGGCGAGCACCGCGGCGTCGAGTTCGACGAGACCGGCCGGCCGGTGCCGAGCGCCAGCGGCGTCCGCACCGCCCGCGACGTCCGCGTGGCCGTGACGACCGACTTCGACGCCATCGACTTCCCCGACGGCACGCTTTCGCCGACGTCGAAGGAGCGCGTCGACGGCGGGTGGACGCTCGTCTGGGACCACGGCACGCTCGTGGCCTCGGCCGACGTGGGCGTCGAGATGCCGCAGCGCCTGAACCCCGGCCCGTGGGTCAGCCGCGTCACGTTCTTCGCGCCCGTCTCGCTGTTCCTGTTCTTCTTCGGCGTGTTCGTGCTGAGCGTGCTCCGCGGCGTCCGGCTCCACCCGATGCACTACTTCTTCCTCGGCGCGGCGTGCTTCGCATTCCACCTCCTCCTGGCCTACCTCGTGGACCACGTGTCGGTGGCGACGGCCATGCTGATCGCGTCGGCCGTGAGCGTCGGGCTCGTGGTGTCGTACGTCCGCCTCGTGGCCGGTCTGCGGTTCGCGCTCGTCGAGGTCGGCGGCGCGCAGATGGTCTACCTCGTCGCCTTCGCCGGGACGTTCTTCCTGGAGGGGATGACCGGGCTGGCCGTCACGCTCCTCTCCGTCGCGACGCTGTTCGTGGTGATGCAGGCGACGGGCCGGCTCGACTGGGAGGCCGTGCTGGCGCGGCCCGAGAGCGCGGGCCCCGGCGGCAGCGCCCGCCGCGCGACGCCGCCCGCGCAGGCCGTCCCGGCGTAG
- the uppS gene encoding polyprenyl diphosphate synthase: MQRTLPIPAGLHVACVMDGNGRWATRQGLPRVAGHRAGAEAFRRVVEAAPGLGVGTLTAYAFSADNWKRPPAEVSALMALLGGYLRSETARLKRAGVRLQLIGRRDRLPGALRNAAARAEWETRGGERLLIRIAVDYSARWAIREAAARLADAPRLGPSASLRGTAEAGRVEAPDDTAFDAALAAALHPDGAPAPPVDLLIRTGGERRLSDFLLWESAYAELLFLDLAWPDVTGATLADALADFRQRERRFGALAA, from the coding sequence ATGCAAAGAACTCTCCCCATTCCAGCCGGTCTCCACGTCGCGTGTGTGATGGACGGCAACGGCCGCTGGGCGACGCGCCAGGGCCTGCCGCGCGTGGCCGGCCACCGCGCCGGCGCCGAGGCGTTCCGCCGCGTCGTCGAGGCGGCCCCCGGCCTGGGCGTCGGCACCCTCACGGCCTACGCGTTCTCGGCCGACAACTGGAAGCGACCGCCGGCTGAGGTCTCGGCGCTGATGGCGCTCCTCGGCGGCTACCTCCGCTCCGAGACCGCCCGGCTGAAGCGCGCGGGCGTCCGCCTCCAGCTCATCGGGCGGCGCGACCGGCTGCCCGGCGCGCTCCGGAATGCGGCGGCGCGGGCCGAGTGGGAGACGCGCGGCGGCGAGCGCCTGCTGATCCGCATCGCCGTCGACTACTCGGCGCGGTGGGCGATCCGCGAGGCCGCCGCCCGGCTGGCCGACGCCCCCCGCCTCGGCCCTTCGGCTTCGCTCAGGGGAACCGCCGAGGCGGGGCGGGTCGAGGCGCCCGACGACACCGCGTTCGACGCCGCGCTCGCCGCGGCCCTCCACCCCGACGGCGCGCCGGCCCCGCCCGTCGACCTCCTGATCCGCACGGGCGGGGAGCGGCGGCTGAGCGACTTCCTCCTCTGGGAGAGCGCCTACGCCGAGCTCCTCTTCCTCGACCTCGCCTGGCCCGACGTCACCGGCGCCACGCTCGCCGACGCCCTCGCCGACTTCCGTCAGCGCGAGCGCCGCTTCGGCGCCCTCGCCGCCTGA
- a CDS encoding winged helix-turn-helix domain-containing protein, with the protein MPDSNQTSLRRAPRAVPSVPDLDPVIHQRVRLGILSALAAGGTTSFTDLKTVLDLTDGNLSVHARKLEDAGYLEVRKSFADRTPLTEYALTEAGRVALEAYLDQMEALIQTARPS; encoded by the coding sequence ATGCCTGACTCCAACCAGACCTCCCTCCGGCGAGCGCCGCGGGCCGTCCCCTCGGTCCCCGACCTCGACCCGGTCATCCACCAGCGCGTGCGACTCGGGATCCTGAGCGCGCTCGCGGCCGGCGGCACGACCTCGTTCACCGACCTCAAGACGGTCCTCGACCTCACCGACGGCAACCTCTCCGTCCACGCGCGGAAGCTGGAGGACGCCGGCTACCTCGAGGTCCGCAAGTCGTTCGCCGACCGGACGCCGCTCACGGAGTACGCGCTCACCGAGGCGGGCCGCGTCGCGCTCGAAGCGTACCTCGACCAGATGGAGGCCCTCATCCAAACCGCCCGCCCGTCATGA